In Symmachiella dynata, the following are encoded in one genomic region:
- a CDS encoding sialidase family protein, whose amino-acid sequence MIHHLDRRQFLAAGAVMLASPALAQSNNELVRSITTETLWRNRDGKSVTWFHPRACRLPDQDGVPMALMTLQVIGGSDYFGPVHWSTSEDLGKVWTEPQPIPSLGRVPVPDHEGLQAGVCDVVPQYHELTKSVLAMGHVVFYRGPRFARGDQLARYPVYSVRKQDGSWSERKRLEWDDPRGSFIYTNNCGQRVILPDGDILLALTFGDKPTHRSVAGVRCGFDGETLRIKQIGPALTHPHKRGLLEPSLTRFGKRFYLTMRAEDDRGYVSVSDDGLNWNDKTPWTWDDGTPLTMSTTQQHWLTHSDGLFLVYTRKDASNRNVIRWRSPLFMAQVDPKTLRLIRATERVVLPLAGDGVNDADHVALMGNFNVTNASPEESWVTVGEWMPRDKARGDVLLSRIRWAKPNRLL is encoded by the coding sequence ATGATCCATCACCTCGATCGCCGTCAGTTTCTCGCCGCCGGAGCCGTCATGCTGGCTAGTCCGGCTTTGGCCCAATCCAACAACGAGCTGGTGCGTTCGATTACGACAGAGACGTTGTGGCGCAATCGTGATGGGAAGTCGGTCACGTGGTTTCATCCCCGCGCATGTCGGCTGCCGGATCAGGATGGCGTTCCCATGGCGTTGATGACGTTACAAGTGATCGGTGGTTCCGATTATTTTGGGCCGGTCCATTGGTCGACGTCAGAGGATCTCGGCAAAGTCTGGACTGAGCCGCAACCGATTCCCTCACTGGGTCGCGTTCCGGTCCCCGATCACGAGGGACTCCAGGCGGGCGTTTGTGACGTGGTTCCTCAGTATCACGAACTGACCAAATCGGTCCTGGCAATGGGGCACGTTGTTTTCTACCGGGGTCCACGTTTTGCCCGCGGCGACCAGTTGGCAAGGTATCCCGTCTATTCCGTGAGAAAACAGGACGGATCGTGGTCCGAGCGGAAACGATTAGAATGGGATGATCCGCGCGGCTCGTTTATTTATACGAACAATTGTGGCCAACGTGTGATCCTGCCCGATGGCGACATTTTGCTCGCGTTGACATTCGGCGACAAACCGACACACCGCTCGGTCGCCGGAGTCCGCTGCGGATTCGACGGCGAGACGCTGCGCATTAAGCAAATCGGGCCGGCCCTGACGCATCCCCACAAACGTGGTCTGCTGGAACCGTCGCTCACACGTTTTGGCAAACGCTTTTACCTGACGATGCGCGCCGAAGATGATCGCGGCTATGTGAGCGTCAGCGACGACGGTCTGAACTGGAACGACAAAACCCCTTGGACCTGGGATGATGGAACACCGCTGACCATGTCAACCACGCAACAACATTGGCTCACGCATTCCGATGGGTTGTTCCTCGTCTACACGCGAAAAGATGCGTCCAACCGAAATGTGATCCGCTGGCGTTCCCCGTTGTTTATGGCTCAGGTTGATCCCAAGACGTTGCGACTGATCCGAGCGACGGAACGAGTTGTACTGCCGTTGGCGGGAGACGGCGTGAATGATGCCGACCACGTGGCCTTGATGGGCAACTTCAACGTCACCAATGCCAGCCCGGAGGAATCGTGGGTCACAGTCGGCGAATGGATGCCGCGCGACAAAGCCCGTGGCGATGTACTGCTCTCACGAATTCGTTGGGCCAAGCCAAACCGGTTGCTTTAA